A genomic region of Sulfobacillus acidophilus DSM 10332 contains the following coding sequences:
- a CDS encoding toluene 4-monooxygenase protein B (PFAM: Toluene-4-monooxygenase system protein B (TmoB)~InterPro IPR009355~KEGG: tro:trd_A0920 toluene-4-monooxygenase system protein B~PFAM: Toluene-4-monooxygenase system B~SPTR: Toluene-4-monooxygenase system protein B), whose translation MVPLVGVFEGDFVAQLFVVEIGDPMSAVAEKLAVHAVNLRVMPEDRPLEVVKDGQPLPDSMTVREAGLQPMDVVRVRYR comes from the coding sequence ATGGTTCCGTTAGTCGGGGTTTTTGAAGGGGATTTTGTCGCTCAGTTATTTGTCGTGGAGATCGGGGATCCGATGAGCGCGGTGGCCGAAAAATTGGCGGTTCATGCCGTGAACTTACGAGTCATGCCGGAGGACCGTCCGTTAGAAGTCGTCAAAGACGGCCAGCCTCTGCCGGATTCCATGACGGTTCGAGAGGCGGGGTTGCAACCCATGGATGTCGTTCGGGTCCGCTATCGCTAG
- a CDS encoding toluene 4-monooxygenase protein A (PFAM: YHS domain; Methane/Phenol/Toluene Hydroxylase~InterPro IPR003430:IPR007029~KEGG: bts:Btus_2069 methane/phenol/toluene hydroxylase~PFAM: Methane/phenol/toluene hydroxylase; YHS~PRIAM: Phenol 2-monooxygenase~SPTR: Methane/phenol/toluene hydroxylase), producing the protein MQPLAREEWYELAQKVNWTFGSVRPEEVFPEAMTGSSSVPWSEWQSWQESFRVTYREYVENQREKDTGVYAVKSALAKANLIDKLSDGWRSILKAHYGAIALGEYAAAIGEARMARFGSDSAWRNMATFGMLDEMRHGQIQLYFPHEFVVKDRQFDWAHKAFLTQEWGSIAARALFDDMFTAASAIDTAIQLTFTFETGFTNLQFLGMAADAMDVGDYTFSNLLSSIQTDEARHSQIGAPTLDILQQYDPGRAQYLIDKMFWRSWRIFALLTGISMDYYTPLEHRRMSFKEFMQEWISTQFLQNIEDHGLKKPWYWDQFEYELDHAHHALHLGVYFWRPTVWWPTASGMTPEEREWLGQKYPDWESTWGRHWDVIIRNYQSGQTERVLPQTLPVVCAIDQLPICEPDRRTGRVEPRYLTYRGKTYHFCSEVCQWIFEHEPDRYAGQKTIVDRFIQGMIQPPTLEGALRYMGFEQPEEMGTDPDNGAWALRYPLLSHS; encoded by the coding sequence ATGCAACCGTTGGCACGTGAAGAATGGTATGAATTGGCGCAAAAGGTGAATTGGACGTTTGGCAGTGTACGGCCGGAAGAGGTATTTCCGGAAGCCATGACCGGGAGTTCCTCGGTGCCGTGGTCCGAGTGGCAGTCGTGGCAAGAAAGCTTCCGGGTGACCTACCGAGAATACGTGGAAAATCAGCGGGAAAAAGATACCGGAGTGTATGCCGTAAAGTCGGCATTGGCCAAGGCCAATCTCATCGACAAACTTAGTGATGGATGGCGTTCCATTTTAAAGGCGCATTACGGCGCGATTGCCTTAGGCGAATATGCTGCGGCGATTGGGGAGGCCCGGATGGCGCGGTTCGGCTCGGACAGCGCTTGGCGTAACATGGCGACGTTCGGGATGTTGGACGAAATGCGTCACGGGCAGATTCAACTGTACTTTCCCCACGAATTTGTGGTAAAGGACCGCCAGTTCGACTGGGCGCACAAAGCGTTTTTGACCCAAGAATGGGGATCCATCGCGGCACGGGCGCTGTTTGACGACATGTTTACCGCCGCGTCGGCCATCGACACGGCCATTCAATTAACATTTACGTTTGAAACCGGCTTTACCAACTTGCAGTTTTTGGGTATGGCCGCCGATGCCATGGATGTCGGTGACTATACATTTTCAAACCTGCTGTCGAGCATTCAAACCGATGAGGCGCGGCACTCCCAAATTGGAGCTCCCACATTAGACATACTACAGCAATATGACCCGGGCCGGGCGCAGTATTTGATTGACAAGATGTTTTGGCGTTCGTGGCGGATATTTGCCTTATTGACCGGGATCTCCATGGACTACTATACCCCCCTGGAGCATCGTCGCATGTCGTTTAAGGAATTTATGCAAGAGTGGATATCTACGCAGTTTCTTCAAAACATCGAAGACCATGGGCTGAAAAAACCCTGGTATTGGGATCAATTTGAATACGAATTGGACCATGCCCATCACGCACTGCATCTGGGCGTTTATTTCTGGCGGCCAACCGTGTGGTGGCCGACAGCATCGGGAATGACACCGGAAGAACGGGAGTGGCTCGGTCAGAAATATCCGGATTGGGAATCTACCTGGGGCCGGCACTGGGATGTCATCATCCGGAACTATCAGTCGGGTCAAACGGAACGGGTGTTACCGCAAACCCTCCCGGTCGTCTGCGCGATCGACCAACTTCCCATCTGTGAACCGGACCGCCGTACCGGACGGGTCGAACCGCGGTACCTGACTTATCGCGGGAAAACCTATCATTTTTGTTCCGAAGTCTGCCAATGGATCTTCGAGCATGAACCGGACCGGTATGCCGGACAAAAAACTATTGTGGACCGCTTCATTCAAGGCATGATTCAGCCGCCGACGCTGGAAGGTGCCCTGCGTTATATGGGTTTTGAACAGCCGGAAGAAATGGGGACCGATCCGGATAATGGTGCATGGGCTCTACGTTACCCGCTGTTGTCGCATTCTTAA
- a CDS encoding phenol 2-monooxygenase P5 subunit (PFAM: 2Fe-2S iron-sulfur cluster binding domain; Oxidoreductase FAD-binding domain; Oxidoreductase NAD-binding domain~COGs: COG2871 Na+-transporting NADH:ubiquinone oxidoreductase subunit NqrF~InterPro IPR001041:IPR008333:IPR001433~KEGG: tcu:Tcur_0530 oxidoreductase FAD/NAD(P)-binding domain-containing protein~PFAM: Ferredoxin; Oxidoreductase FAD-binding region; Oxidoreductase FAD/NAD(P)-binding~PRIAM: Phenol 2-monooxygenase~SPTR: Oxidoreductase FAD/NAD(P)-binding domain protein), translated as MAYRIRIEPLGREISAPQGTNILDACLRQGIWLPHACTHGTCGTCKAQVLEGEIDYGDASSFALMDFEREDGYALLCQAKPLSDVVVEAEVDVEEGVEFPLVEDYRAMVVHVDPVSPLVRRVTLELDRDTVLLPGQYFQWEVPGHQVKRAYSAAQITGRRLEFHIKYSPQGVASEWVFNSLRPGDQVALSGPYGRFFLRPPDGSPAVFLAGGTGLAPIKAMITALYLQRPDYPATLIFGARTVDELYDDKYFRALSTAHPTFRYLPAVSDETPPDNSHVVSGRVDEVIARTFERLQGHKAYVAGPSPMVDACVAALYQKRLFARDIYREDFFTQEEHGQTIRSPLSRRGR; from the coding sequence ATGGCATATCGCATTCGCATTGAACCGTTGGGACGGGAGATTTCCGCCCCGCAAGGTACCAACATTCTCGATGCCTGCCTTCGTCAAGGAATTTGGTTGCCTCACGCGTGCACCCATGGTACCTGCGGCACCTGTAAAGCCCAGGTGTTGGAAGGGGAGATCGATTACGGCGATGCTTCCAGTTTCGCGCTGATGGATTTTGAGCGCGAAGACGGGTATGCGCTGTTATGTCAAGCCAAACCGTTAAGCGACGTGGTCGTCGAGGCGGAGGTGGACGTCGAGGAAGGGGTAGAATTCCCGCTAGTGGAAGATTACCGGGCTATGGTGGTCCATGTCGACCCGGTTTCGCCCTTGGTCCGCCGCGTTACCCTGGAATTGGATCGCGATACCGTCTTACTGCCCGGGCAATATTTTCAGTGGGAGGTTCCTGGGCACCAGGTCAAACGCGCCTACTCGGCGGCGCAAATAACCGGGCGCCGACTGGAGTTCCACATCAAATATTCGCCGCAAGGGGTGGCCTCCGAATGGGTGTTTAACTCATTACGCCCCGGCGATCAGGTGGCATTGTCGGGACCCTACGGACGGTTTTTTCTGCGGCCTCCGGACGGGTCTCCGGCGGTATTTCTGGCAGGAGGAACGGGATTGGCGCCGATCAAGGCGATGATTACCGCCCTTTACCTCCAACGGCCGGATTACCCGGCGACCTTGATCTTTGGGGCCCGAACGGTGGATGAGCTCTATGACGACAAGTATTTTCGGGCATTGAGTACGGCACATCCCACCTTTCGTTACCTGCCCGCCGTATCCGACGAGACGCCCCCGGACAACAGCCATGTAGTGAGCGGGCGCGTGGATGAGGTCATCGCGCGGACGTTCGAGCGTTTGCAAGGGCATAAAGCCTACGTCGCGGGACCGTCGCCAATGGTAGACGCGTGTGTCGCGGCGTTGTATCAAAAACGTTTGTTTGCCCGCGATATTTATCGCGAAGACTTTTTTACCCAGGAAGAGCATGGTCAAACCATTCGCAGTCCGTTAAGCCGGCGGGGGCGTTAA
- a CDS encoding catechol 2,3-dioxygenase (PFAM: Glyoxalase/Bleomycin resistance protein/Dioxygenase superfamily~TIGRFAM: catechol 2,3 dioxygenase~InterPro IPR017624:IPR004360~KEGG: tcu:Tcur_0529 catechol 2,3 dioxygenase~PFAM: Glyoxalase/bleomycin resistance protein/dioxygenase~PRIAM: Catechol 2,3-dioxygenase~SPTR: Catechol 2,3 dioxygenase;~TIGRFAM: Catechol 2,3 dioxygenase) has protein sequence MGISRLGFVQVRVTDLEEAKRHYIAAVGLEKTEEKDGKVYLKGWDEWDHHSVVVEEGGAGLVKMAFKVDQAEDLAELERRIEAHGLKVERVHRHEDHAIGDGIKTTLPSGHVVQLYHEAEVVGTRTGQLNPDPWPDELRGMGAPRLDHLLVSAEDPHEFTRFFTDVLDFKISEKVVPEAGSDQILAAWLFRTNTPHDVAVIPGPNGKLHHFAFYLDNWNELLKAGDVMSKHRIPIDVGPTRHGITRGQTIYFFDPAGNRNEVFSGGYITYGDFPCITWTADQLGTGIFYHNRELNERFTSVLT, from the coding sequence ATGGGGATTTCACGCCTGGGATTCGTACAGGTTCGCGTCACCGATTTAGAGGAGGCGAAGCGTCACTATATCGCGGCGGTGGGTCTGGAAAAAACCGAAGAGAAAGACGGTAAGGTCTACCTTAAGGGCTGGGACGAATGGGATCACCACAGTGTCGTAGTCGAAGAGGGCGGAGCCGGGTTAGTGAAAATGGCTTTTAAAGTCGATCAGGCGGAGGACTTAGCCGAGCTGGAACGCCGGATCGAAGCTCATGGGTTAAAGGTCGAGCGGGTTCACCGGCATGAAGATCACGCCATCGGCGACGGGATTAAAACCACCCTGCCTTCCGGGCACGTCGTGCAGTTGTACCACGAAGCGGAGGTCGTCGGGACACGGACCGGTCAGCTGAATCCGGATCCCTGGCCGGACGAGTTGCGTGGGATGGGCGCTCCGCGACTCGACCATTTGCTGGTCAGTGCCGAGGATCCCCATGAATTTACCCGGTTCTTTACCGATGTATTGGACTTTAAGATCTCCGAAAAAGTAGTGCCTGAGGCCGGGAGCGATCAAATTCTAGCGGCGTGGTTATTCCGAACCAATACGCCCCATGATGTCGCCGTCATCCCCGGTCCCAACGGCAAATTACATCACTTCGCTTTTTACCTCGATAATTGGAACGAGCTGTTAAAGGCCGGCGACGTCATGTCAAAACACCGCATTCCCATTGATGTCGGTCCGACCCGGCACGGCATTACCCGCGGTCAAACGATTTACTTCTTCGATCCTGCCGGAAACCGCAACGAAGTGTTCAGCGGAGGGTATATCACCTACGGCGACTTTCCGTGCATTACGTGGACGGCGGACCAACTGGGGACCGGCATCTTTTACCACAACCGTGAATTAAACGAACGGTTTACCAGCGTCTTGACATAA
- a CDS encoding ferredoxin (PFAM: 2Fe-2S iron-sulfur cluster binding domain~COGs: COG0633 Ferredoxin~InterPro IPR001041~KEGG: rha:RHA1_ro08078 ferredoxin~PFAM: Ferredoxin~SPTR: Ferredoxin), which translates to MDSRVTEEFPLQVEPGGLTLSIRSDETLLDALKRHGYTVFYGCRRGGCGVCRVTLTAGQVVMGPYAPQALDDLALEKGQVLACRAKPTSAVVIRIEESNRFRRLLGWPWGSSSAPVTDR; encoded by the coding sequence ATGGATTCCCGAGTAACCGAAGAGTTTCCCCTGCAGGTCGAGCCGGGCGGCCTAACCCTTTCCATTCGATCCGACGAAACTTTACTGGATGCGTTGAAACGCCACGGATATACCGTGTTCTACGGTTGTCGGCGCGGCGGCTGTGGAGTCTGCCGGGTCACCCTAACGGCCGGGCAGGTGGTAATGGGGCCATATGCGCCACAAGCGTTGGATGATCTCGCGCTCGAAAAGGGCCAGGTCCTGGCGTGCCGGGCTAAACCAACCTCTGCAGTCGTGATTCGGATCGAGGAAAGCAATCGGTTTCGTCGACTGCTCGGATGGCCGTGGGGATCTTCTTCCGCACCGGTCACCGACCGTTAA
- a CDS encoding phenol 2-monooxygenase P4 subunit (PFAM: Phenol hydroxylase conserved region~KEGG: tcu:Tcur_0527 phenol hydroxylase subunit P4~SPTR: Phenol hydroxylase subunit P4) — translation MPVKALKPYDIPARDRQEVFGTDQLLYFYVPNRYWFAQAACFRVPQAMTFQNWWEAMAAPLIAADPELSGKSWSAGHWLLNGTPWVPDPDQALAAQSVTHKAMLSWIPE, via the coding sequence ATGCCGGTTAAAGCCTTGAAGCCCTATGACATTCCGGCCCGGGACAGGCAAGAGGTTTTTGGTACCGACCAGTTGCTGTACTTTTACGTACCGAATCGCTATTGGTTCGCCCAAGCCGCCTGTTTTCGGGTTCCGCAAGCGATGACGTTTCAAAATTGGTGGGAGGCCATGGCGGCACCCCTGATTGCCGCCGATCCGGAATTATCCGGTAAATCTTGGTCAGCCGGCCATTGGCTCCTGAACGGAACGCCGTGGGTGCCGGACCCGGATCAAGCTTTGGCTGCCCAATCTGTCACCCATAAGGCCATGTTGTCATGGATTCCCGAGTAA
- a CDS encoding phenol 2-monooxygenase P3 subunit (PFAM: YHS domain; Methane/Phenol/Toluene Hydroxylase~InterPro IPR003430:IPR007029~KEGG: tcu:Tcur_0526 methane/phenol/toluene hydroxylase~PFAM: Methane/phenol/toluene hydroxylase; YHS~PRIAM: Phenol 2-monooxygenase~SPTR: Methane/phenol/toluene hydroxylase) — translation MASKKLSMKETYRNMVRGLDWEPTYQPADKIFPYHRFEGIKIHDWDQWEDPFRMTVETYWKYQAEKDRRFYAILDGFIQSQGHLNLSDARYLSALKLFLQGVTPLEYMAHRSFSFLARYLPGSAPRFAALAQSMDELRHAQTEIHAISPYNRYYSGLHSMRRWHDRAWYLSVPKSFFDDAVTSGPFEFLTAISFGFEYLITNLLFVPFMSGASFNGDLTTMTFGFSAQSDESRHMTLGLESVKFMLEQDEDNVPIVQAWIDKWFWRSYRVAALVAAMMDYMLPRRFMSWKEAFELYFEEQMMEGLFPDLKYYGINPPRHVQQAIKEKEYLSHQVYWVLYSFTYAAMFHTWVPEPDELDWLSGKYPGTFDEHFRPLFERARAMQKQGQRFYFPGLPQLCQVCQIPMAFTEPGHPTKHAQFRSVYQGETYWTCSEGCHWIFEREPEKYVQAWLPVHEIFKGNCGGPTVPDVLAWYGDQGDSGDYQDSQDHRHWVEWHNKVSELV, via the coding sequence ATGGCATCGAAAAAACTCAGCATGAAAGAGACCTATCGCAATATGGTGCGAGGGCTCGACTGGGAACCGACGTATCAGCCAGCGGACAAAATCTTTCCGTACCACCGCTTCGAAGGAATAAAAATTCACGACTGGGATCAGTGGGAAGACCCGTTTCGCATGACGGTGGAAACGTACTGGAAATATCAGGCCGAAAAGGATCGCCGGTTTTATGCCATTCTCGACGGGTTTATTCAAAGTCAGGGGCATTTGAACCTCAGTGACGCCCGTTATTTGAGCGCCTTAAAACTCTTTTTGCAGGGCGTCACACCGTTAGAGTATATGGCTCACCGGTCGTTCAGTTTCCTGGCCCGTTACCTACCGGGCAGTGCACCGCGTTTCGCGGCATTGGCTCAAAGTATGGATGAGTTACGGCATGCCCAAACCGAAATTCATGCCATCTCGCCATATAATCGGTATTATTCAGGACTTCATAGCATGCGCCGTTGGCACGACCGGGCATGGTACCTCTCTGTCCCTAAATCCTTCTTTGACGACGCGGTAACGTCCGGACCGTTTGAATTTCTCACGGCGATTTCTTTCGGATTCGAATACTTAATCACAAACCTTTTGTTTGTGCCGTTTATGTCCGGAGCTTCCTTTAACGGCGACTTGACGACCATGACGTTCGGATTTAGTGCGCAGTCCGACGAGTCACGGCACATGACCTTGGGCTTGGAATCGGTGAAATTCATGCTGGAACAAGACGAAGACAATGTTCCGATTGTGCAGGCGTGGATTGACAAGTGGTTTTGGCGGTCTTATCGGGTGGCCGCATTGGTGGCGGCAATGATGGACTACATGTTACCGCGCCGATTCATGTCGTGGAAAGAAGCTTTCGAGCTCTACTTTGAGGAGCAGATGATGGAAGGTTTGTTCCCGGACTTGAAATATTACGGGATTAACCCGCCTCGTCATGTGCAACAAGCCATTAAGGAGAAGGAATATCTGTCGCATCAGGTGTATTGGGTGTTATATAGCTTTACCTATGCCGCCATGTTCCACACCTGGGTTCCGGAACCGGATGAACTGGATTGGTTATCCGGTAAATATCCGGGAACGTTTGACGAGCACTTCCGACCCTTGTTCGAACGGGCACGGGCGATGCAAAAACAAGGGCAGAGGTTTTACTTCCCCGGGTTGCCCCAACTATGCCAGGTCTGCCAGATTCCGATGGCGTTTACCGAACCGGGCCATCCTACCAAACATGCGCAATTCCGATCCGTGTATCAGGGGGAAACCTATTGGACCTGCTCCGAGGGCTGCCATTGGATCTTTGAGCGGGAGCCGGAGAAATACGTCCAGGCTTGGCTGCCCGTACACGAAATCTTTAAGGGCAATTGCGGAGGCCCGACCGTTCCCGATGTGTTGGCGTGGTACGGTGACCAAGGTGACAGCGGCGATTATCAGGATTCTCAAGACCATCGACATTGGGTTGAATGGCATAACAAAGTCAGCGAATTGGTGTAA
- a CDS encoding phenol 2-monooxygenase P2 subunit (PFAM: MmoB/DmpM family~InterPro IPR003454~KEGG: tcu:Tcur_0525 monooxygenase component MmoB/DmpM~PFAM: Monooxygenase component MmoB/DmpM~SPTR: Monooxygenase component MmoB/DmpM): MTAPEGTRRLVGMDLQNSEESEAIIEAIRQVNPEAAVRRSPGLLRVEVPSRMEIHRTLVEEHLRRAWDTQELNLSLVSFFGEIAEWDEDRIVIAWQHL; the protein is encoded by the coding sequence ATGACCGCACCGGAAGGGACGCGCCGCCTGGTGGGAATGGATTTGCAAAATAGCGAAGAGTCGGAAGCGATTATCGAGGCAATCCGGCAAGTCAATCCGGAGGCAGCGGTACGGCGATCGCCGGGCCTACTTCGGGTGGAGGTCCCGTCCCGGATGGAAATTCACCGCACGTTGGTGGAAGAGCACTTGCGGCGTGCGTGGGATACGCAGGAACTCAACTTGTCGTTGGTCAGCTTTTTTGGCGAGATCGCCGAATGGGACGAGGACCGTATTGTGATTGCTTGGCAACACTTATAA
- a CDS encoding Phenol 2-monooxygenase (PFAM: Methane/Phenol/Toluene Hydroxylase~InterPro IPR003430~KEGG: tcu:Tcur_0524 phenol 2-monooxygenase~PFAM: Methane/phenol/toluene hydroxylase~PRIAM: Phenol 2-monooxygenase~SPTR: Phenol 2-monooxygenase), which produces MAYEIRQNVIDPIRVGFDWVQRRLGRPANRYEEASIEVQQEENFHYRPLWDPEHDIFDPSYSALQLSDWYQFTDPRQYYYFTYNQARTKSAEQLDSALQYADESGQFDDLDPRWRDLLFTVVGPLRHFEYGANMAYAQISRFSYGTTIEQAAIYCSFDHLGNAQQLTKVLLKLPESLQGLTEAKKAWMDAPALQPLRRYIEDVLVLSDWGEQWVALSVALAPYLYPLVFSRGEELGRQTGLGMVGMALRYFYQWYRDDRQWTERLMDVLLQDAHHDNRTIMTDFLTRWQPRAREVADSLAAPLAAVAGADAQALVASVETTDVQSLVGRLNETRGGSST; this is translated from the coding sequence GTGGCGTATGAAATTCGCCAAAACGTAATCGATCCGATTCGTGTCGGATTTGACTGGGTTCAGCGGCGATTAGGCCGACCCGCCAACCGTTATGAAGAGGCATCGATCGAGGTACAACAAGAAGAGAACTTTCACTATCGGCCGTTATGGGATCCCGAACACGATATCTTCGACCCGTCGTACAGCGCATTGCAACTATCCGACTGGTATCAGTTCACCGATCCCCGCCAATATTATTACTTCACGTACAATCAGGCCCGGACCAAAAGCGCCGAGCAATTGGACAGTGCATTGCAATATGCCGACGAATCCGGCCAGTTTGATGACCTGGACCCGCGCTGGCGAGATTTATTGTTCACCGTCGTGGGCCCTTTACGGCATTTTGAGTATGGTGCCAACATGGCGTACGCTCAGATCAGTCGGTTTTCATATGGGACGACGATTGAACAGGCGGCCATTTATTGTTCGTTTGACCATTTGGGCAATGCTCAGCAATTAACCAAAGTGTTGTTAAAACTTCCGGAGAGCCTTCAAGGACTAACCGAGGCCAAAAAGGCCTGGATGGACGCCCCGGCTTTACAGCCCCTGCGCCGATACATTGAGGATGTGCTTGTCCTCTCGGATTGGGGCGAGCAATGGGTGGCATTGAGTGTGGCGCTCGCGCCTTATCTCTATCCGTTGGTGTTTTCCCGAGGAGAAGAATTGGGGCGCCAAACCGGGCTCGGCATGGTGGGGATGGCCTTACGGTACTTTTACCAATGGTACCGTGACGACCGGCAGTGGACCGAGCGGCTTATGGACGTTTTGTTGCAGGACGCCCACCACGACAACCGCACGATCATGACCGATTTTCTCACCCGATGGCAGCCGCGGGCCCGAGAAGTGGCCGATTCCCTGGCCGCGCCGTTAGCGGCGGTGGCCGGTGCAGACGCTCAGGCGTTAGTGGCATCCGTAGAAACAACCGACGTGCAGTCGCTGGTGGGGCGTTTGAACGAAACGAGAGGGGGTTCCTCGACATGA
- a CDS encoding two component transcriptional regulator, winged helix family (PFAM: Response regulator receiver domain; Transcriptional regulatory protein, C terminal~COGs: COG0745 Response regulators consisting of a CheY-like receiver domain and a winged-helix DNA-binding domain~InterPro IPR001789:IPR001867~KEGG: atm:ANT_13890 OmpR family two-component response regulator~PFAM: Signal transduction response regulator, receiver region; Signal transduction response regulator, C-terminal~SMART: Signal transduction response regulator, receiver region~SPTR: OmpR family two-component response regulator), with protein sequence MKARAVDIRRILVIEDEKRSQRLLRANLEPLGYLVECIERGEDAVPFLSQLHPDLVLLDLMLPGQSGFDTLDRIRELSDVPVIIISARDQIDDKVRGLYAGADDYLVKPYALEELLARIDVVARRRRPQGSPDAVNAGPIRIFRDHPEVTVNEHPVELSGHEYGVIRHLADHLDRVVVADALLTAVWGPSYRGDYGILHVTISRIRKKLGDPARRFLVTRPGVGYMLITRVPTERPTD encoded by the coding sequence ATGAAAGCTCGAGCGGTCGACATACGCCGGATTTTGGTCATTGAGGACGAGAAACGCTCCCAGCGATTATTGCGAGCCAATCTCGAACCGCTGGGGTATCTGGTCGAATGCATCGAGCGCGGTGAAGACGCCGTTCCGTTCTTGTCGCAGCTTCATCCGGATTTGGTGTTATTGGATTTGATGCTTCCCGGTCAATCGGGGTTTGACACCTTGGACCGGATTCGGGAATTATCGGATGTTCCCGTGATAATCATTTCGGCACGCGATCAGATCGACGACAAGGTGCGCGGGCTCTATGCAGGAGCCGATGATTACTTGGTGAAGCCCTATGCACTGGAAGAGCTGTTGGCCCGGATAGACGTGGTGGCTCGCCGTCGTCGCCCTCAGGGCTCGCCGGATGCCGTCAATGCCGGACCGATTCGAATTTTTCGCGATCATCCAGAAGTTACGGTTAACGAACATCCGGTGGAATTAAGCGGACATGAATACGGGGTCATTCGACATCTGGCCGACCATTTAGACCGCGTCGTGGTGGCGGACGCGCTGTTGACCGCCGTGTGGGGGCCGTCCTACCGTGGGGACTACGGGATATTGCATGTCACGATCAGCCGCATTCGAAAGAAATTAGGGGATCCGGCCCGCCGCTTTCTGGTCACCCGGCCGGGGGTCGGGTACATGTTGATTACTCGCGTACCGACCGAACGCCCGACAGATTGA